In Crassostrea angulata isolate pt1a10 chromosome 6, ASM2561291v2, whole genome shotgun sequence, a genomic segment contains:
- the LOC128187578 gene encoding LOW QUALITY PROTEIN: procollagen C-endopeptidase enhancer 2-like (The sequence of the model RefSeq protein was modified relative to this genomic sequence to represent the inferred CDS: substituted 1 base at 1 genomic stop codon): MGTVLISTSSAKQXYTYSGNIDATKNGSTGIIGSPGYPGNYPNNAAYTWTLKTGNLKASVSLSFTDFNIQKHEHTSRCKDYLQIKETEPCCYKAMHRCGHFSPFSLTVTGRIITISFVSDTSLNAKGFIMTWKVLVQETPVTNAFTKTSWSSDISTKLSLTRTKNPEASTERTITIGTQLSN, encoded by the exons ATGGGGACAGTACTTATCAGTACTT CGTCTGCAAAGCAATAATATACCTACAGTGGAAACATTGATGCCACAAAAAATGGTTCTACTGGTATCATAGGTTCCCCAGGTTATCCTGGAAACTATCCAAACAACGCTGCCTATACATGGACACTGAAAACAGGAAATCTGAAAGCCAGCGTCTCCTTGAGCTTTACCGACTTCAACATCCAAAAACACGAGCACACTTCACGCTGTAAGGACTATTTACAG ATAAAAGAGACAGAACCTTGTTGCTATAAAGCCATGCATAGGTGTGGTCATTTCAGTCCATTTAGTTTGACAGTTACTGGTCGCATTATAACCATTTCGTTCGTATCAGATACTTCGCTCAACGCCAAAGGATTTATTATGACCTGGAAAG TACTCGTTCAAGAAACCCCAGTAACAAATGCATTTACAAAAACTTCATGGAGCTCAGATATATCAACGAAACTATCACTGACAAGAACCAAGAATCCGGAGGCATCTACAGAAAGAACTATCACTATAGGTACACAGCTTTCAAACTGA